Proteins co-encoded in one Capsicum annuum cultivar UCD-10X-F1 chromosome 9, UCD10Xv1.1, whole genome shotgun sequence genomic window:
- the LOC107841765 gene encoding uncharacterized protein LOC107841765, with product MPKERRDRSVSFDRSRASPYSCSSSHSRQSLSKNPLENEENVKDWEDARCPVCMEHPHNAVLLLCASHENGCRPFMCDTSYRHSNCFDQFKKSFEAASASTTQQVEIPTSASIAQSTVTISEALSELPGERTESGSISLGALACENHEIKKMLCPLCRGQINDWIVVDSARRHMNAKLRSCSSETCEFSGTYSDLRKHARQEHPLVRPTEADPERQRSWRRLERQRDLGDLLSTLQSSVVSEEGSETTSLTLDEGGLLTVFLFVRILQPRSNSRSSSWSGSARTRAQATGRRRPSRRLWGETYEGEIDTREDENDDSDGGSGPRRRLRRQPTPEN from the coding sequence ATGCCTAAGGAGAGAAGAGATAGATCTGTTTCTTTTGATAGGAGCAGAGCTTCTCCTTACTCTTGTAGCTCGAGTCACTCAAGGCAATCGTTGTCCAAAAACCCTTTGGAAAACGAGGAAAATGTGAAGGACTGGGAAGATGCCCGATGCCCTGTGTGTATGGAACATCCCCATAATGCTGTTCTCCTTTTGTGTGCCTCTCATGAGAATGGCTGTCGTCCTTTTATGTGTGACACAAGTTATAGGCATTCAAATTGTTTCGATCAATTCAAAAAGTCATTTGAAGCAGCTTCAGCATCAACAACACAACAAGTGGAGATCCCAACTTCAGCTTCTATTGCGCAATCTACCGTGACAATATCCGAAGCTCTGTCTGAACTGCCAGGGGAAAGAACTGAAAGCGGTTCTATATCCCTAGGTGCCTTGGCTTGCGAGAACCATGAAATAAAGAAGATGCTATGCCCTCTCTGTCGTGGCCAGATAAATGATTGGATTGTTGTAGACTCTGCCCGTCGTCACATGAATGCGAAATTAAGAAGCTGCTCTAGCGAGACATGCGAGTTCAGTGGCACATATTCAGATCTGCGTAAGCATGCTAGGCAGGAACATCCTCTTGTACGCCCTACAGAAGCTGATCCAGAGCGGCAGCGCAGTTGGAGGCGGCTGGAACGGCAGAGAGATTTAGGAGATTTGCTCAGTACATTGCAGTCATCTGTTGTTTCAGAGGAGGGTAGTGAAACCACCAGTTTAACCCTTGATGAGGGTGGTTTGCTGACTGTTTTTCTCTTTGTTCGGATTCTCCAACCTAGGAGTAATTCTCGTAGCAGTAGCTGGTCAGGTTCTGCAAGAACCCGAGCTCAGGCAACTGGTAGGCGACGACCTTCGAGAAGACTTTGGGGCGAGACCTATGAAGGGGAAATTGATACTAGAGAGGATGAAAATGATGACTCTGATGGAGGGTCGGGTCCTCGGAGGCGCCTGCGTCGACAACCAACACCAGAAAATTAA
- the LOC107841764 gene encoding tudor domain-containing protein 3 — translation MAESSGSSNNRRLLRLKLTDGHSDITAIEYSHIPSIPDDIVPGTKVRLENKATVHSGIVCLNAKMITVLGGAVSSLYEEWQMNKKYSGFSRSTLKVAHEDGAAGPPPFEKLQIGALHKHPSQHKRYSEKAQSSTANQMHRFPNNDSRMESTSNEWKPPAHIERNEEKPSTSESRPKEVAEAVPVQNQAAAQKLLQKMSQPPPRGGHRSRGQRHRGRGREEEESHLLTLEEWERRKTSGNLSATHQFPDVSQDEDLARQLQQQLDFEDFHEQEDSTTKTEAENIRMSMFTFERDDGGAHGTTGFRGRGRGRGRGRGRGRGRRG, via the exons ATGGCTGAGAGTTCTGGAAGTTCCAACAATCGGCGTCTACTTAGATTAAAGCTCACCGATGGGCACTCTGATATTACTGCTATAGAGTACTCTCATATACCATCAATTCCTGATGATATTGTTCCTGGCACTAAG GTGCGCTTGGAAAACAAAGCTACAGTTCACAGCGGTATTGTGTGTTTGAATGCCAAAATGATTACCGTTTTAGGAGGTGCTGTTAGTTCTCTTTATGAGGAATGGCAGATGAACAAAAAATATTCAGGTTTCTCCCGTTCAACCTTGAAAGTAGCACATGAGGACGGGGCTGCTGGTCCACCACCATTTGAGAAGTTGCAGATTGGAGCTTTGCACAAACACCCTTCTCAGCATAAGAGATATTCTG AAAAAGCTCAAAGTTCCACAGCTAATCAAATGCATAGATTCCCGAACAATGATTCAAGGATGGAGAGCACCAGTAATGAATGGAAGCCACCTGCTCATATTGAAAGGAATGAAGAAAAGCCAAGCACTTCTGAATCAAGGCCAAAAGAAG TGGCCGAGGCTGTCCCTGTTCAAAACCAAGCAGCTGCGCAAAAACTACTGCAGAAAATGAGTCAGCCCCCTCCTCGTGGTGGTCATCGTTCTAGAGGGCAAAGACACAGGGGAAGGGGAAGAGAGGAAGAGGAGTCACACCTTCTTACCCTAGAGGAATGGGAAAGAAGAAAAACCAGTGGTAATCTTTCTGCAACACATCAGTTTCCTGATGTTAGTCAAGACGAGGATCTTGCAAGACAGCTACAACAGCAATTAGATTTCGAAGATTTTCAC GAACAAGAAGATAGTACAACAAAAACCGAGGCAGAGAATATTAGAATGAGCATGTTCACATTTGAAAGAGACGATGGGGGAGCTCATGGAACGACAGGATTTAGAGGACggggaagaggaagaggaagggGAAGGGGAAGAGGTAGGGGAAGGAGAGGCTGA